A DNA window from Niabella yanshanensis contains the following coding sequences:
- a CDS encoding SusC/RagA family TonB-linked outer membrane protein, whose translation MKFKIRNNHTQGIHVSRHFQLLFLLLVCGMPFELFAQNRTVSGLVTDVEGNPVSGVTVSVKDQPVTTNTNESGQYKIEAATGNTLVFTYVGHNTEERVIKADEQVINVRITVGTANMEEVVVVGFGQQKKESVVSSISTVTAKDLSVTGRSLSNSLAGRLPGIIAIQPSGEPGYDNSNFWIRGVSSFAGGTNPLIIIDGVPRNASDMSNIPVEDIETFSVLKDAAATAVYGAEGANGVVLVTTKRGTQSKTSITADLQHAVRKPIRVPQSLDSYRTLNLYNEATWNEKGNPLTGWVPTYDDITLEKYLTGADPDLYPNTNWLDLLKPHTNVSRYTINFRGGGERVRFFTSGAYYTEEGLYNSNTVENYNANLKYERFNLRSNIDMDLTKTTKMSVDLSGIFVKQNAPISTADQLWSIMSLAPRYLFPMVYSDGTFAEHPVYSAGSVGTAERANPYNLLNNMGYSRNQEVTLQSKVALSQKLNVITRGLSWRGAVGFDNLSQGRVNRTKEAVSYYANSRDAEGNLIFNQIRGGAALSNPTAAGSSGERNTYIETAFDYKRMFNKHDVTGLVLYNQRERQYQNRGNGLEMLPYRKQSLVARGTYGFDGRYLLEASAGMTGSENFASGNRWGFFPAVGAAWWVSHEKFWSPLATAINKLKFRLSYGKTGNDVLSGDLGRFPYREKLNEGDAGYNFSWTGGSGVGNNGQGAGSPGAGIVESDYATPQLKWEEEDKFNAGIDIGLLNGHIDATIDFFYNERYDILMRRNTLPTVAGLRVAPMQNFGRTNNRGLDMNITGTQKFNELTLSARVNYTYTKNKVVEYDEIPQPFAYQAYTGQSIGQPFIYIAEGLYTPDDFTITTNPNGSQSYQLKSGLPDPRLAVSPGDIRYKDLNGDGVIDNYDQTYANGFFSGSTPGIVYGFGLTAEWRGFTAAVFFQGAGRFSTYLLNKAENFYPFLRSITDEALREESMDRWTYEDPYNQNVLFPRLSTVNSGNNTRQSTWWYRDASYMRFKNMELGYSLKQNWVKRMHLQAIRLYLQGENLHTWDKVKFWDPEITGRSGSRYPISSTWTFGLNVNF comes from the coding sequence ATGAAATTTAAAATACGAAACAATCATACGCAGGGGATTCATGTATCCCGGCATTTCCAACTATTATTCCTGCTCCTGGTATGCGGCATGCCTTTTGAGCTTTTTGCGCAAAACAGAACTGTCAGCGGGTTGGTTACAGACGTCGAAGGCAACCCGGTTTCCGGCGTAACCGTATCGGTAAAAGATCAGCCGGTAACTACTAATACTAACGAATCAGGCCAATATAAAATAGAGGCAGCAACGGGGAACACTTTAGTATTCACTTATGTAGGCCACAACACGGAAGAGCGTGTAATCAAAGCTGATGAACAGGTTATCAACGTACGGATTACCGTAGGCACCGCTAATATGGAAGAAGTGGTGGTCGTAGGGTTCGGTCAGCAAAAGAAGGAAAGCGTTGTATCCTCTATCAGTACCGTCACAGCTAAAGACCTTTCGGTTACCGGGAGAAGTTTATCGAATTCTTTGGCAGGCAGACTCCCCGGCATTATTGCGATTCAGCCTTCGGGTGAGCCCGGATATGATAACTCGAACTTCTGGATACGGGGTGTAAGCTCTTTTGCCGGAGGTACCAATCCGTTAATCATTATTGATGGTGTGCCCCGTAATGCAAGCGATATGAGCAATATACCCGTTGAGGATATCGAAACTTTTTCAGTGCTCAAAGATGCAGCGGCAACCGCCGTGTACGGTGCTGAAGGTGCTAATGGTGTGGTATTGGTGACTACGAAACGGGGGACGCAATCCAAAACATCTATTACAGCCGATTTGCAGCATGCCGTGCGTAAACCGATAAGGGTTCCTCAATCGCTGGATTCGTACAGAACCCTGAACCTTTATAACGAGGCTACCTGGAACGAGAAAGGCAACCCTTTAACCGGCTGGGTTCCTACCTATGATGATATAACACTCGAAAAATACCTTACCGGTGCAGATCCCGATTTATATCCTAATACCAACTGGCTCGACCTGCTGAAGCCGCACACCAACGTTTCCCGTTATACTATTAATTTCAGGGGCGGTGGAGAACGTGTCCGCTTTTTTACATCAGGCGCCTATTATACCGAAGAGGGATTATATAACAGCAATACCGTTGAAAATTATAATGCCAACCTGAAGTATGAACGTTTTAATCTACGATCCAATATCGATATGGATCTTACCAAAACAACTAAAATGTCGGTAGACCTTTCGGGTATTTTCGTAAAACAGAATGCGCCTATCTCTACGGCAGATCAGCTATGGAGTATTATGTCCCTGGCGCCACGCTATCTTTTTCCGATGGTTTATTCAGACGGTACATTTGCGGAGCATCCGGTATATTCTGCGGGTTCGGTAGGTACTGCAGAACGCGCCAACCCGTATAACCTGCTAAACAATATGGGGTATAGCAGAAACCAGGAAGTGACTTTACAATCCAAAGTGGCCTTATCGCAAAAACTGAACGTTATCACCAGGGGGCTCTCCTGGCGTGGTGCAGTTGGATTCGATAACCTGTCGCAGGGAAGAGTGAACCGCACCAAAGAAGCGGTGTCTTACTATGCCAATTCCCGCGATGCAGAAGGTAACCTCATCTTTAACCAGATCCGCGGGGGAGCTGCTTTATCCAATCCTACTGCAGCGGGCAGTTCGGGAGAACGCAATACTTATATTGAAACGGCATTTGACTATAAAAGAATGTTTAACAAACATGATGTAACGGGTCTTGTATTGTACAACCAAAGAGAAAGGCAATACCAGAACAGGGGAAATGGCCTTGAAATGCTGCCTTACCGTAAACAAAGCCTGGTTGCCCGGGGTACCTACGGCTTTGATGGGCGTTACCTGCTGGAAGCCAGCGCCGGTATGACGGGCAGTGAAAACTTTGCAAGCGGCAACCGTTGGGGATTTTTCCCTGCCGTAGGAGCTGCCTGGTGGGTCAGCCATGAAAAATTCTGGAGCCCGCTTGCTACTGCGATCAACAAGTTGAAATTCCGTCTTTCTTATGGTAAAACAGGGAATGACGTACTGTCCGGAGACCTGGGCCGTTTCCCTTATCGCGAAAAGCTGAATGAAGGCGATGCGGGATACAATTTTAGCTGGACGGGCGGCTCCGGAGTGGGGAATAATGGCCAGGGCGCAGGAAGTCCCGGAGCTGGTATAGTAGAAAGTGACTACGCTACCCCCCAGTTAAAATGGGAAGAAGAAGATAAATTCAATGCCGGCATTGACATCGGGTTGCTCAATGGCCATATTGATGCAACAATCGACTTCTTCTATAATGAACGTTATGATATATTAATGCGTCGCAACACACTGCCTACTGTTGCCGGTTTGCGGGTAGCCCCGATGCAAAATTTTGGACGCACCAATAACCGGGGACTGGATATGAACATTACCGGAACACAAAAGTTCAATGAATTAACCCTGAGTGCACGCGTTAATTATACTTATACCAAAAATAAAGTGGTAGAATATGACGAAATACCGCAGCCCTTTGCCTACCAGGCTTATACCGGGCAAAGCATTGGCCAGCCATTTATTTATATAGCCGAAGGGCTTTATACACCAGATGATTTTACCATTACCACTAATCCCAACGGCTCTCAAAGCTATCAGTTAAAAAGCGGCCTGCCCGATCCGAGACTGGCTGTATCCCCTGGTGATATACGTTACAAGGACCTGAATGGCGATGGAGTAATCGATAATTACGATCAGACTTATGCCAATGGTTTCTTTTCAGGCAGTACGCCTGGTATTGTATACGGTTTTGGATTAACAGCAGAGTGGAGAGGATTTACCGCTGCGGTTTTCTTCCAGGGAGCAGGCCGCTTTTCAACCTACCTGCTGAATAAAGCCGAAAACTTTTACCCCTTCCTGCGCTCTATCACAGATGAAGCATTGCGGGAAGAATCAATGGATCGCTGGACCTATGAAGACCCTTACAACCAGAACGTATTATTTCCAAGATTAAGCACGGTGAACAGCGGAAACAATACGCGTCAAAGCACCTGGTGGTACCGCGATGCGTCTTATATGCGTTTTAAAAATATGGAACTGGGTTATTCGCTAAAGCAGAATTGGGTAAAGCGCATGCACCTTCAGGCCATCAGGCTTTACCTGCAGGGTGAAAACCTGCATACATGGGATAAAGTGAAGTTCTGGGATCCTGAAATAACCGGCCGCTCAGGTTCCCGCTACCCCATCAGCTCTACCTGGACATTCGGATTAAACGTAAATTTTTAA
- a CDS encoding DUF5125 domain-containing protein — protein MRKKKNLLLVLGAFLSLCSCKKKADIDTPVITSHQTAGVAYMGDSIPLTTTVSGTYPLSSIKVSFFRGDEKISESLIPVKEGGAYTNRLLVPFVKGIADGTAEIQVMIKNKNFNYSTAIIPIQVTRPKFPYLTLKTAYGDYRMEPVAGEPYQYAVTQAFPSNKLNALIEAPAYGENGNRFYFGGKTIIANATNQDSIPFQTASAPGAPFTVSFDIKSFEGKPFLKPAFGNIEFPAFEANAAVIEHDFVQNQSIIIDGFTDISQWWMDPTFLDKNSDGSYKFRAASGKYRVRADQNLRYFKIEPMNGNVLADFNTTTKTGGVWINGGVGDQAGSAPAERLGFPSMASNPTLWNPERNKAMAPMGNGIYQVKLVAGTTLFLSNVSGSTAGISFYQNSRSMSSPFSLILTQTLYGSPGSPSSSAGSARFELKPATASSVGQIIATGSNRSLGNGRTYVFTLDTKVTPASVVIDIE, from the coding sequence ATGAGAAAGAAAAAAAATCTCCTGCTGGTACTCGGGGCTTTTTTGTCGCTTTGCTCCTGTAAGAAAAAAGCGGACATTGACACGCCGGTGATTACATCGCATCAAACTGCCGGGGTTGCCTATATGGGTGACAGCATTCCTCTTACCACTACCGTAAGCGGAACCTATCCGCTGAGCAGTATTAAGGTCTCCTTTTTCCGGGGTGACGAAAAAATATCGGAAAGCCTGATCCCTGTAAAAGAGGGAGGTGCATATACCAACCGGCTATTGGTACCATTTGTAAAAGGTATAGCAGACGGTACTGCCGAGATACAGGTAATGATCAAAAACAAGAATTTCAATTACTCCACCGCGATCATTCCGATCCAGGTTACGCGCCCGAAATTCCCCTACCTGACCTTAAAAACAGCTTACGGAGACTATCGCATGGAGCCTGTAGCAGGAGAACCTTATCAATATGCGGTTACGCAGGCATTTCCTTCCAATAAATTAAACGCTTTGATAGAAGCCCCTGCTTATGGCGAAAATGGCAACCGCTTCTATTTTGGAGGCAAAACAATTATAGCGAATGCTACCAATCAGGATTCTATTCCCTTTCAAACAGCCAGTGCGCCGGGCGCTCCCTTCACGGTATCTTTTGACATAAAAAGTTTTGAGGGAAAACCATTCCTTAAACCCGCATTCGGCAATATCGAGTTCCCCGCTTTTGAAGCCAATGCCGCAGTTATTGAGCACGACTTCGTACAAAATCAATCTATCATTATAGATGGATTTACAGATATTTCCCAGTGGTGGATGGACCCGACTTTTCTGGATAAAAATAGTGACGGCTCTTACAAATTCAGGGCGGCAAGCGGTAAGTATCGTGTGAGGGCCGATCAAAACCTGAGATACTTTAAAATTGAGCCGATGAATGGAAATGTCCTGGCGGATTTCAACACCACCACCAAAACAGGCGGCGTTTGGATCAATGGAGGTGTGGGCGACCAGGCTGGCTCGGCGCCGGCAGAACGCCTCGGCTTCCCTTCAATGGCCAGTAACCCGACACTCTGGAATCCTGAGAGGAATAAAGCCATGGCACCAATGGGTAACGGGATCTACCAGGTAAAACTGGTTGCAGGCACCACCCTATTCCTGAGTAATGTATCGGGTAGTACGGCCGGTATCTCGTTCTACCAAAACAGTCGTTCTATGAGCAGTCCATTCAGTCTTATACTTACACAAACACTTTATGGAAGCCCGGGTTCCCCCAGTTCCTCTGCTGGTTCGGCACGCTTTGAGCTCAAACCTGCAACGGCCAGCAGCGTCGGCCAGATCATTGCTACGGGAAGTAACCGATCGCTTGGAAATGGAAGAACCTATGTATTTACATTGGATACCAAAGTTACTCCGGCATCTGTAGTTATCGATATAGAATAA
- a CDS encoding alginate lyase family protein gives MRKICWVVLFLLASKTGLQAQWLWDAKKMHAIKSRLTSLTYASAYSALMAQADRDLSRNTYSVVQKKGVAPSGDKHDYVSLSRYWWPNPNTADGLPYVYKDGQSNPELERYDRNTLGDMCAAVKNLSLAFFYSGEEKYAQKAVKLLRAWFLDKATLMNPNLEYSQFIPGKDNSKGRPEGLIDSYSFVELLNSIQLLKTSKSYTTNDEEGLKRWFGRFAKWLQESQQGKKEKAAKNNHATAYDSQLIYYLLFSGNEPAARDIINDFASKRIFAQIEPDGKQPNELWRTLAYHYSQYNLSHMLDVCAVASKLGVNLLDKKSADGRSIYTAMDYLVSFLGKEVGSWPYKQISGWEAKQQDICKDLVRILDMNPSLQVYQALFQKYARQDIADQWRLLYGADDLVSRFFTFASAQFDYAMNRVEAVYNESANKKAVLPRSVDKEGKLALVAPRDWCSGFFPGSLWMMYGYTGADKWRTAADRYTRLVEPEKNDRSSHDVGFKINCSYGNGYHLTKNAGYKSVIVQAAATLSKRFNPGVGAIRSWDFNREVWQYPVIIDNMMNLELLFEAARLTGNQDYYRIADTHAATTLKNHFRPDYSSYHVVDYDTATSKVRKKNTHQGYADGSAWARGQAWALYGYTMSYRYTRNPSYLKQAQGVAQFILKNRHLPADLIPYWDYNDPAIPKAPRDASAACITASALYELARYSPNDSSFYSQTGDAIVGNLLQYYQAKEKADEGFLLLHSTGHYPHHSEVDVPISYADYYFLEALTRRKGLEAGL, from the coding sequence ATGAGAAAAATTTGCTGGGTTGTTTTATTCTTACTGGCCTCAAAAACCGGATTACAGGCTCAATGGTTATGGGACGCAAAAAAAATGCACGCCATTAAAAGCAGGTTAACATCTTTAACGTATGCGTCTGCGTATAGCGCGTTGATGGCACAGGCCGACCGGGATCTTAGCAGGAATACCTATTCTGTGGTTCAGAAAAAGGGGGTAGCTCCCAGTGGCGATAAACACGATTATGTGAGCCTGAGCCGTTACTGGTGGCCCAATCCTAATACAGCCGATGGATTACCCTATGTCTATAAAGACGGCCAGTCTAACCCTGAGTTGGAACGCTACGACCGTAATACCCTGGGAGATATGTGCGCGGCTGTCAAAAACCTTTCACTTGCTTTTTTCTATAGTGGCGAGGAGAAGTATGCGCAGAAAGCCGTAAAACTCCTGCGGGCCTGGTTCCTGGATAAAGCGACACTCATGAACCCCAATCTTGAATATTCTCAGTTTATCCCTGGTAAAGACAATTCAAAAGGAAGGCCCGAAGGGTTAATTGACAGCTATTCTTTTGTTGAGCTGCTGAACAGCATCCAGTTATTAAAGACCTCCAAAAGTTATACAACAAATGATGAAGAAGGATTGAAACGATGGTTTGGCAGGTTTGCAAAGTGGCTGCAGGAAAGCCAGCAGGGCAAGAAGGAGAAAGCAGCTAAAAATAACCACGCCACAGCGTATGATTCGCAGCTGATTTACTATTTGCTGTTTTCTGGAAATGAGCCTGCGGCCAGGGATATTATCAATGATTTTGCATCAAAAAGAATATTCGCGCAAATAGAACCTGATGGTAAGCAGCCTAATGAATTATGGCGTACGCTTGCTTATCATTATTCACAATACAACCTCAGCCATATGCTTGATGTTTGTGCAGTAGCCAGCAAGCTGGGTGTTAACCTGCTGGACAAAAAATCGGCCGACGGAAGATCCATCTACACCGCTATGGACTATTTGGTTAGCTTTTTAGGTAAGGAAGTGGGCAGCTGGCCTTATAAACAAATTAGTGGTTGGGAGGCTAAACAACAGGATATTTGTAAGGACCTGGTTCGCATCCTCGATATGAACCCTTCCCTGCAGGTATACCAGGCCCTTTTTCAGAAATATGCCCGTCAGGATATTGCTGACCAGTGGAGATTACTCTACGGAGCCGATGACTTAGTAAGCCGGTTCTTTACATTTGCTTCCGCCCAATTTGATTATGCCATGAACCGCGTGGAGGCGGTTTATAACGAGTCGGCTAATAAAAAGGCGGTGCTGCCAAGGTCTGTAGATAAAGAAGGGAAGCTGGCACTGGTAGCACCCCGTGACTGGTGTTCCGGTTTTTTCCCCGGATCGTTGTGGATGATGTATGGTTACACCGGGGCGGATAAATGGCGAACAGCCGCCGACCGGTATACCCGTTTGGTTGAACCGGAAAAAAATGACCGTAGCTCGCATGACGTAGGGTTTAAGATCAACTGTTCTTACGGGAACGGGTACCATTTAACAAAAAATGCAGGCTATAAAAGCGTAATCGTACAGGCGGCCGCCACATTGTCTAAGAGATTCAATCCAGGTGTGGGAGCCATACGGTCCTGGGATTTCAATCGTGAGGTTTGGCAGTACCCGGTGATCATTGATAATATGATGAACCTGGAGCTGTTATTTGAAGCGGCCCGGCTTACAGGAAATCAGGATTATTACAGGATTGCAGACACACATGCCGCCACTACCTTAAAAAATCATTTCCGTCCCGACTACTCATCCTACCATGTTGTGGATTATGATACTGCTACATCAAAGGTGAGGAAAAAGAATACACATCAGGGCTATGCAGATGGTTCGGCATGGGCAAGAGGACAGGCCTGGGCTTTGTATGGTTATACGATGAGCTACCGTTATACCCGTAATCCTTCTTATTTAAAACAGGCGCAGGGTGTTGCGCAATTTATTCTTAAGAACAGGCATTTACCTGCTGATCTTATTCCTTATTGGGATTACAATGACCCCGCTATTCCAAAAGCGCCGAGAGATGCATCAGCCGCTTGCATTACTGCTTCCGCTTTGTATGAGCTGGCCAGGTATAGCCCAAACGACAGCAGCTTTTACAGCCAAACCGGAGATGCCATTGTCGGCAATTTGCTTCAGTATTACCAGGCCAAAGAAAAGGCTGACGAAGGTTTTTTGCTATTGCATTCAACAGGTCACTATCCCCACCACAGTGAAGTAGATGTACCCATCAGCTATGCCGATTACTATTTTCTGGAAGCGCTTACACGCAGAAAAGGCCTGGAAGCCGGGTTATAA
- a CDS encoding polysaccharide lyase: protein MIRSIKITLLLICLFASLYFTGCGKRNNGDSFIPDQEIKKPSPGNNDPDSKTINFNRTDGTYTKAMAAGDFGVPIEMTWQNTDIISNQARVRIPANTLSQGNIVNIDVADGTEYELSFKVKFGNGFDWSRGGKLGFGFHIGNGYTGCNKADNGLGGSARLMWYNATGSKTNKVTSGSYFRPYVYYKDMPETCGNSFGKQSKELTIDTWYTIKIKVKSNTGSNTDGLVVYEVDGENLLTQAIRWTTNDAYRKIKYITFHTFRGGSQEYWQATTDGNIFYDDVVIKRIAG from the coding sequence ATGATCAGGAGTATAAAAATAACATTATTACTAATCTGCTTATTTGCATCCCTATATTTTACGGGATGTGGAAAGCGCAACAATGGCGATAGTTTTATTCCGGACCAGGAGATAAAAAAGCCTTCGCCCGGAAATAATGATCCCGACAGCAAAACAATCAATTTTAACCGCACCGACGGTACCTATACCAAAGCTATGGCGGCTGGCGACTTTGGAGTACCTATAGAAATGACCTGGCAAAATACAGATATTATCAGTAACCAGGCCCGGGTACGCATACCGGCCAACACGCTTTCGCAGGGAAATATCGTCAATATTGACGTAGCTGACGGCACAGAATATGAACTATCGTTCAAAGTCAAATTTGGAAATGGTTTTGACTGGAGCCGGGGTGGAAAGCTTGGTTTCGGTTTTCATATCGGAAACGGCTATACCGGCTGTAATAAGGCAGATAACGGATTAGGCGGCTCAGCACGCCTGATGTGGTATAATGCTACAGGCAGTAAAACCAATAAGGTTACATCCGGAAGCTATTTTCGTCCTTATGTTTATTACAAAGATATGCCTGAAACCTGTGGTAACAGTTTTGGAAAACAAAGTAAAGAGCTGACTATCGACACCTGGTACACCATTAAGATAAAGGTAAAAAGTAATACCGGTTCTAATACCGATGGTCTGGTGGTTTACGAAGTAGATGGAGAAAACCTGCTGACACAAGCGATCAGATGGACCACCAATGATGCCTACCGGAAAATAAAATATATTACCTTCCACACTTTCAGAGGTGGCAGCCAGGAATATTGGCAGGCGACAACCGATGGTAATATTTTTTATGATGATGTTGTTATTAAAAGAATTGCCGGTTAA
- a CDS encoding glycoside hydrolase family 18 protein → MIRTAGLFLAMILLGASLWATPSFNEKPQKVVVAYVTSWTQALPDTRYVTHINYAFGHVTETFDGVRIDNPQRLKTVAALKTASKELKVLLSIGGWGSGRFSEMAADNNNRKKFADDCARVVKEYDLDGIDIDWEYPTSKAGGISASDDDTKNFTLLMEDIREAIGKRKLLTLATVMSGKYIDFAAIKDLVDFVNIMAYDSGNPPKHHAALHRSEMTGSGSGEEGVNAHHAAGMPVDKLVLGIPFYGRGNNKDIKGFVHYRDLIKLTGFESKWDAIAKVPYLVNAAGEMVCTYETPESIKIKAAFINANNLRGAMYWEYAGDTDDGLLSRTVFEEVMKAASGKK, encoded by the coding sequence ATGATAAGAACGGCTGGCTTGTTTTTAGCAATGATATTATTGGGCGCGTCTCTCTGGGCCACGCCCTCCTTCAATGAAAAACCACAAAAAGTGGTAGTTGCCTATGTAACTTCCTGGACCCAGGCACTGCCCGATACAAGATATGTGACCCATATCAATTATGCTTTTGGACATGTTACAGAAACATTTGACGGGGTGAGAATTGACAATCCGCAGCGGTTAAAAACCGTGGCTGCCTTAAAAACGGCAAGTAAAGAACTAAAAGTACTGCTTTCCATTGGGGGCTGGGGCAGCGGGCGCTTCAGCGAAATGGCCGCTGACAATAATAACCGTAAAAAGTTTGCGGACGATTGCGCCCGCGTGGTTAAAGAATATGACTTGGATGGTATTGATATTGATTGGGAGTATCCCACCAGCAAAGCGGGAGGCATTTCCGCTTCTGATGATGATACAAAGAATTTTACATTGCTGATGGAAGACATACGGGAAGCCATCGGGAAGAGAAAATTGCTGACATTGGCAACAGTGATGAGCGGAAAGTACATCGACTTTGCGGCCATTAAGGACCTGGTAGACTTTGTAAATATTATGGCCTATGATTCTGGAAATCCTCCCAAACACCATGCTGCCTTACACCGTTCAGAAATGACTGGTTCCGGGTCAGGAGAAGAAGGTGTGAACGCCCATCATGCAGCCGGTATGCCTGTTGATAAGCTGGTTTTGGGTATACCTTTTTACGGAAGGGGCAATAATAAAGACATCAAGGGGTTTGTACATTATAGAGACCTCATTAAACTAACCGGTTTTGAAAGTAAATGGGACGCCATTGCCAAAGTACCTTACCTCGTCAACGCTGCCGGGGAAATGGTGTGCACTTACGAAACGCCCGAGTCAATAAAAATAAAAGCTGCCTTTATTAATGCGAATAATTTACGGGGCGCTATGTACTGGGAGTATGCGGGCGATACAGATGACGGTCTTCTAAGCAGGACCGTTTTCGAAGAGGTAATGAAAGCTGCATCGGGCAAAAAATAA